Proteins encoded within one genomic window of Humulus lupulus chromosome 1, drHumLupu1.1, whole genome shotgun sequence:
- the LOC133778654 gene encoding uncharacterized protein LOC133778654, giving the protein MNPITSLVYYDGHWNENNVYEDFKMLGVLIPLDCSFTTLMNILSTELSTILSTENATIEYQIAETLPPLKIKSDSSIQFYLECKRNDKTLTKYPLIVSVTENNQTITCGALQKMSSTVASSSNNIENDISDTSTFSIDEPQGLPNFIQLADQITDLILEKERHESIPEHIGTETTIITHAISDGIREKQVYKNKEVLTTTIGLYAIKNNFQFKVHKSCKKEYQLKCLDSECTWSFRAARYGKTDMFQLRKFNRAHTCSLDIILGDHRQASSSMVGNVVKTKFTDPKTNYRPKDIAKDMLDRYGVSMSYQKAWRSKEKAVNYVHGSSQDSYRDIPRYLHILKHKNPGTVTDLQIDSLNRFKYLYMAMGQSILGWKHCIPVIVVDGTFLKAAFGGTLLTASTQDANRHIFPLAFAITDSENNDSWEWFFRKIKECYGEREELCIVSDRHESIENAIKNVFPNVTHGVCSYHLFYNIKTKFKTDAEATSIAFHAAAKAYNMEDFEKYMKDLDSLHEGIRPFLANEVKYEKWARIHSKSRRYAAMTSNIAESINAALKEMRELPVTTLLECLINLIQKWSYNNKKEAEATFTELPKKQEEYLRKNFVKSLRMTVEPASTLIYSVHNGLTTNIVDIAKKSCSCNKFDLDELPCEHAMAVIRKMNLQYKKYCSYYFTKQAMLNTYNASIHPLGDPKTWRVPPDVEEIEVLPPKGNRKSGRPRKKSTVIGTLLITITCDKEL; this is encoded by the exons ATGAATCCAATAACATCTTTGGTATATTATGATGGTCATTGGAATGAAAATAATGTGTATGAGGATTTCAAAATGCTGGGAGTGTTAATACCATTAGATTGCTCATTTACAACACTAATGAATATCTTGTCTACAGAGTTGTCTACCATTCTGTCAACAGAAAATGCAACAATTGAGTACCAGATTGCAGAAACATTGCCTCCATTGAAGATCAAAAGTGATAGCTCTATACAATTCTACTTGGAGTGCAAAAGAAATGACAAAACACTCACAAAATACCCTTTGATAGTTTCTGTAACAGAGAACAACCAAACAATTACCTGTGGAGCACTTCAAAAGATGAGTTCTACTGTTGCTTCAAGTAGTAATAATATAGAGAATGATATTTCGGACACATCGACATTCTCTATAGATGAACCTCAAGGACTACCAAATTTTATTCAGTTGGCAGATCAAATTACAGATTTGATTTTGGAGAAGGAACGACATGAATCAATTCCTGAACATATTGGAACAGAAACTACAATTATAACTCATGCAATTTCTGATGGAATAAGAGAAAAACAGGTATACAAAAACAAAGAGGTTCTTACAACAACAATTGGTCTCTATGCCATAAAAAACAATTTTCAGTTCAAGGTCCACAAATCTTGCAAAAAAGAATATCAGTTGAAGTGCCTTGATTCAGAATGTACGTGGTCATTTCGTGCTGCAAGATATGGAAAGACAGATATGTTCCAACTTAGGAAGTTCAATCGTGCCCACACATGTTCCTTGGACATTATTCTTGGAGATCACCGACAGGCTTCAAGTAGTATGGTTGGGAATGTTGTGAAGACCAAGTTCACAGATCCAAAAACAAATTATAGACCTAAAGATATAGCTAAAGACATGTTGGACAGATATGGAGTTTCCATGAGTTACCAAAAAGCATGGCGATCTAAGGAAAAAGCAGTTAATTATGTACATGGTTCAAGTCAAGATTCCTACCGAGACATTCCACGATATCTGCACATTTTGAAGCACAAAAATCCTGGTACTGTAACAGATTTGCAAATTGATAGTCTAAACAGatttaaatatctttatatgGCTATGGGACAATCAATTCTAGGTTGGAAACATTGCATTCCAGtaattgttgttgatggaacaTTCCTAAAAGCTGCATTTGGCGGTACACTTCTCACAGCTTCAACACAAGATGCAAATAGACACATCTTCCCATTGGCTTTTGCTATAACAGATTCGGAAAACAATGATTCATGGGAGTGGTTcttcagaaaaataaaagaatgttATGGAGAAAGAGAAGAGTTGTGTATAGTTTCAGATAGACACGAAAGCATAGAGAATGCTATAAAAAATGTCTTTCCAAATGTAACTCATGGAGTGTGCTCCTACCATCTTTTCTATAACATAAAGACCAAGTTTAAAACAGACGCAGAGGCAACCAGTATTGCATTTCATGCTGCTGCAAAAGCTTATAACATGGAAGATTTTGAAAAATACATGAAGGACTTGGACAGTTTACATGAAGGAATCCGTCCTTTTCTGGCCAATGAGGTTAAATATGAAAAGTGGGCAAGAATCCACTCCAAAAGTCGTAGATATGCAGCTATGACTTCAAACATAGCTGAATCCATTAATGCAGCACTAAAAGAAATGAGAGAGCTTCCAGTAACAACATTACTCGAGTGCCTTATAAACCTGATTCAAAAATGGAGctacaacaacaaaaaagaagcAGAAGCAACATTTACAGAATTGCCAAAGAAACAAGAGGAATACTTAAGAAAGAACTTTGTCAAGTCATTAAGAATGACT GTAGAACCAGCTAGCACACTCATTTACAGTGTACACAATGGTTTAACAACAAACATTGTTGACATTGCAAAGAAATCTTGCTCTTGTAACAAGTTTGATTTGGATGAATTACCTTGTGAACATGCCATGGCAGTCATTAGAAAGATGAACCTTCAGTATAAAAAATATTGCTCATATTATTTCACAAAACAAGCCATGTTGAACACCTATAATGCATCAATACATCCATTGGGAGATCCAAAAACATGGAGAGTTCCGCCTGATGTTGAGGAAATAGAAGTACTACCTCCAAAGGGAAACAGAAAAAGTGGAAGGCCAAGGAAAAAAAG TACGGTGATTGGAACATTACTTATCACTATTACTTGTGATAAAGAATTATGA
- the LOC133808562 gene encoding uncharacterized protein LOC133808562, with the protein MWFKVCGKLIRFSLGEFGLLSGLNVFGDIDRGGIKNSNPIGLYSKFFGDHTRGISRIIVEERFKAANFDNDDEAVRMAVLYLITNFLYAWQKEKNIEKTDLYLCDSGGFNHFPWGKDIFNVTLSSLRDALRENEVVITRQGSYPTYKLNGLPFVFQVFIYESIPSLEGTYCEKVSCGLPRIINWSSVAIPSHKELERNVFSLHKTKIVKVLPTDEENNAFKLEGFFQCNKDMNVADFEDDDFVAPPKKPTSEAPSSSYVPCVTFGFSDMKIIVDECQKKCNIMSKEIAFLKSASESRHRALMEMLVNLKNDQDLKHKAVMEMLGELRPKSCGINDDIDHVDVGFVGADVGDTSGGGGVSKEKDKFFENESFTQVFDECIQAMQEDAAGDMVIADDKNDTVNENEKTTGNDVEETMNIVKPHDDVADVVKDLEEEAHIFNNMNVEIFDKVVHAAVGDLAKKKEVIMATPIAGSLMNPVVVSTPVVGKRNPKPATVLQSPFVNQFGSSSSKDMKHLEVVKSKRKVVGRYAFGDNLFDLPNQIDQDSFNKWFSLGLRKNNKYKKFDDNNSIIKEPFQFCVTEIERKIWFYDLVKDGRDLDNEHINVAFYYLRKKAKYCELINVRVTTTDNSFDQVITSLYDVYLSSDCDRSVISHNSVIFEYICGYKMLCNTPWSLVDFILFPINMTVVGCNHWILGEFNVKQRFFKVYNSMRNRVMDKKVLKVVEAYSTLLPLFLSLNNFYESREDIDLNAQAFKGIDMCHPLDIVFDDEVPQQSNNDCGIFIIKFAEFLMHGLIENIPNPLNVSFQRNKIAVELYVHAKRKKDEGYLSDGEFRGRMSKKMLNVNAMEV; encoded by the exons atgtGGTTTAAAGTTTGTGGAAAGCTGATTAGGTTTTCTTTGGGTGAATTTGGGTTATTGTCTGGGTTAAATGTGTTTGGTGATATTGATAGAGGTGGAATTAAGAATAGTAATCCTATTGGATTGTATTCGAAATTTTTTGGTGACCATACAAGGGGCATTTCAAGAATTATTGTTGAAGAAAGGTTTAAGGCTGCCAATTTTGATAATGATGATGAGGCTGTTAGGATGGCTGTACTTTACCTGATCACTAACTTTTTGTATGCTTGGCAAAAAGAGAAGAACATTGAAAAAACTGACTTGTATCTTTGTGATAGTGGTGGTTTTAATCATTTTCCATGGGGAAAGGATATTTTTAATGTGACTCTCTCATCTTTGAGAGATGCTTTAAGGGAAAATGAAGTTGTTATTACTCGGCAAGGTTCTTACCCAACCTATAAGTTGAATGGTTTGCCATTTGTTTTCCAAGTTTTCATTTACGAATCAATTCCTAGTTTAGAGGGAACttattgtgagaaggttagttGTGGTCTGCCTAGGATTATAAATTGGTCATCTGTTGCAATCCCATCTCATAAGGAGCTTGAGAGGAATGTGTTTTCATTACATAAg ACCAAAATTGTTAAAGTTTTGCCCACTGATGAAGAGAACAATGCCTTCAAGCTTGAAGGTTTTTTCCAGTGCAACAAGGATATGAATGTTGCTGATTTTGAGGATGATGATTTTGTTGCTCCTCCAAAGAAACCAACCAGTGAGGCTCCTTCCTCATCATATGTTCCTTGTGTGACATTTGGTTTTTCTGATATGAAAATTATTGTGGATGAATGTCAGAAGAAGTGTAACATTATGTCTAAGGAAATTGCATTTTTAAAGTCTGCTAGTGAATCTAGACATAGGGCATTGATGGAGATGTTGGTTAATCTGAAAAACGATCAAGATTTAAAACACAAGGCAGTTATGGAAATGTTAGGTGAGTTGAGGCCAAAATCATGTGGTATTAATGATGATATTGATCATGTTGATGTTGGTTTTGTGGGAGCTGATGTTGGTGATACTTCTGGTGGTGGTggtgtttcaaaggaaaaggatAAGTTTTTTGAGAATGAAAGTTTTACCCAAGTTTTTGATGAATGCATTCAAGCAATGCAAGAAGATGCTGCTGGAGATATGGTAATTGCAGATGATAAGAATGATACAGTAAATGAGAATGAGAAGACTACTGGGAATGATGTTGAAGAAACAATG AATATTGTCAAACCTCATGATGATGTAGCTGATGTTGTTAAAGATCTAGAAGAAGAGGCTCATATTTTTAACAACATGAATGTGGAGATTTTTGATAAAGTTGTTCATGCAGCTGTTGGTGATTTGGCAAAGAAAAAG GAAGTTATTATGGCAACACCCATTGCTGGTTCTTTGATGAATCCAGTAGTTGTGTCTACTCCTGTTGTTGGCAAAAGGAATCCAAAGCCTGCTACAGTTTTGCAATCTCCTTTTGTTAACCAATTTGGATCATCTTCTTCTAAGGATATGAAACATTTGGAGGTTGTGAAGTCTAAAAGGAAGGTTGTGGGACGATATGCTTTTGGAGACAATCTTTTTGATCTGCCTAATCAAATTGACCAAGACTCTTTTAACAAGTGGTTTTCTCTGGGGCTGAGAAAAAATAATAA GTATAAGAAATTTGATGATAATAATAGTATCATTAAGGAGCCATTTCAGTTTTGTGTAACTGAGATTGAGAGAAAAATTTGGTTTTATGATTTAGTTAAAGATGGGAGGGATTTGGACAATGAG CATATTAATGTGGCATTTTATTACCTTAGAAAAAAAGCCAAGTATTGTGAGTTGATAAATGTTAGAGTTACTACTACAGATAACTCTTTTGATCAAGTTATCACTTCTCTGTATGATGTGTATCTGTCAAGTGACTGTGATCGATCTGTTATATCGCATAACAGTGTTATTTTTGAGTATATTTGTGGTTATAAAATGCTTTGTAACACCCCTTGGTCGCTAGTAGATTTCATTTTATTCCCTATTAATATGACTGTTGTTGGCTGTAATCATTGGATTCTTGGGGAGTTCAACGTGAAGCAGAGATTTTTTAAAGTCTACAACTCAATGAGGAATAGAGTTATGGATAAGAAAGTGTTGAAAGTTGTTGAAGCATATTCTACTTTGTTGCCCTTGTTTCtttctttaaataatttttatgagtCAAGGGAAGATATTGATCTAAATGCACAAGCATTCAAGGGCATTGATATGTGTCACCCGTTGGACATTGTGTTTGATGATGAGGTTCCACAACAGAGTAACAA cgATTGTGGGATTTTTATCATAAAGTTTGCTGAATTTCTTATGCATGGACTTATTGAAAATATCCCCAATCCTCTGAATGTTAGTTTCCAGAGAAACAAAATTGCAGTCGAGCTATATGTCCATGCTAAAAGAAAGAAAGATGAAGGCTATCTATCTGATGGGGAGTTCAGAGGAAGAATGAGCAAGAAGATGTTGAATGTTAATGCAATGGAAGTATGA